The Thermoanaerobaculales bacterium genome segment GCGCTGTCGCCGACCAGCAGCGCGTCGACGTTGCTCGCGGCGAGAATCTTCGCCGACCAGGTGTCGTAGCAGGTGACGACCGAGATCGGCCGCCCGGCGGCGCGGGCCTCGATCATGTCCGACGGATGTCTCATGGCTGCTCCCCGCTGGCCGTCGCCCGGTGGGCGGCGACGAAGCTCTGATAGACCTCGCGGAAGGGATCGCCCTCAAGGGCGGCGAGGTGGCGCTCGATGGTTCGGCGGTCGCCGCGGGCGAGTGGCCCGGTCAGCGGCGACGCCGACCGCTCGAGGTTGGCCGCCACCCGCTCGAGGTACGGGTGGAGCGCGGATCGGGCCAGCGAGAGCCGGTCTTCGAAGGCGGCGAAGGCGTTCTGCCAGAGCAGGGTCGTGAAGTTGCCGGCCATCGCGCACAGGGCGTGGTAGAGCGGCCGGTCCGCCGGGTCGATCTCGAAGTGGGGGTTGGGCAGGCGCGGGAAAAGCTCCTCGAAGGGGCGGCCCCCGCGGTCGCAGACGAAGGCCATGCGGCGGTAGTCGGCGCGGTCGTAGAGCTCGTCGCCGAAGGTCATCAGCGGGTGGACGCCGGTGGCGAGCGGCGTCGCGAGGCTGCCCGAGCAGTGGACCCAGGGCGGGCCGCCGGGCCGGGCGTGGCGGCCGAGGAAGCTCTCGATCGCATCGTCGGCGATCAGCAGGAGCGCCGCGCGGCAGCCCGGGATCGAGCTTTCGAGCGGCTCGCCCATGGCTCGCGCCCACAGCCGCCAGCGGATGCCTTCGAGGTCGAAGTAGTGCTGGAGGTGTCGGGAAAGCCGGCCGCTGCCGACCAGCAGGTAGGGTGCATCGTCGCTTGGTACCTGTCCCACGGATCAAGTCCAGTATGTCGGTGGACGCCGCTGCGTCCGTTGCTCGAACCCGCGGTCGCT includes the following:
- a CDS encoding DUF2520 domain-containing protein, whose protein sequence is MGQVPSDDAPYLLVGSGRLSRHLQHYFDLEGIRWRLWARAMGEPLESSIPGCRAALLLIADDAIESFLGRHARPGGPPWVHCSGSLATPLATGVHPLMTFGDELYDRADYRRMAFVCDRGGRPFEELFPRLPNPHFEIDPADRPLYHALCAMAGNFTTLLWQNAFAAFEDRLSLARSALHPYLERVAANLERSASPLTGPLARGDRRTIERHLAALEGDPFREVYQSFVAAHRATASGEQP